The nucleotide sequence ATATAGGATCGTAAATTCCTGATTACCATCCGGAATGGTTCAAATGTGGGTGCGATGGTAAGAGGCGGCGGTGAATGACGCATGGGTGGCAGCGGTATGGCTGCGACAACTATAGTGAATACAAACAGTTAGACTCGACAGCGGGTGCCGACATTCCGCCTAACGTTGACCGGGCCAAGCGTCCGATAACCAACGATAGCTGGGACGCCGCACCTCTGCGCGGCGACTGCCGGGAAACGGGTGATGACCAATCGGGTGATTCTGCTTGCTCTGGCTGCATCAGCGGCATGGGCCGGACCCGCCGCTGGCGATTCCCATGCGCCAGATGGCGATCAGGCTTTTGATTTTATCATTACAGCTAAAGAAGTCAGGATTGACCTGACCGCCGCGGGAACTTCCGGGGCGAATCGGCTGGAGTGTTACCGGGAAGGTCAGGAAGCACCGGTCTTCGCCCAGCCGCTGGCCAGCGGCGAGCCGGTCCGTCTGGCCTTCGAGGAAACCGGGGTCTACGTCCTGAAGCTGGCCGGTGGGGGGGATCAAGACGCCACAGCCTACCGGTGCCTGGTGGACTGGGAGCCGCCGATCGTGGAACTGCGGGCGGTGGACCTGGTCGAAGGACGGCTGGCGATCGAGTGGGTGGCCTTCGACCGTCACTTCGGCGCCCAGCCGATCAGCCTGTACCTGGTTGACGATTCCGACCAGCGCCTGCTCAGCCGCACCGGCAACGGCGGGTGGATCAGGGCCGACGTCGACCCGCTGCCGGATGGCGCGCGGGTGAAGGTGGTGGCGACGGATTTGGCCGGCAACGCGACGGCTGCGATGTCGGAACCGATCGTCACGCCGCCGCGACAACCGGTCGCCACCGCGCCGGCATCGCAGCCGGTAAGCCAGGTTCAAGCCGAACCAGCCGCCAAAGCGCCCATCGAGATCCCACCCGACGCGCGCCTTCATCACGTCATCGGCTCGCGCTATCGCGCCTCCGGACAGTTCCGCCTCGCCCGCTATCACCTGGACAAGGCGGTGGAGTTTTGTCCGAAATTTGTTGATGCGTATGTCGATCTGTCGGCTGTACTTGGCCTGATGGAACGCTATAATGAGGCGCGGCAAGCCTGCGAGCGGGCCCTGGCGATCGACCCGAATCATCTCGGCGCGCTCGAAGAGCTCGGTACTCTGCACGTTCGGCAGGGACGGCTGGTCGAGGCGATCGACTGTTTCGAGCGACTGACGCAAATCGACGGCAAGCACGTTCGCGGGTGGCTTAGTTTGGGTGATGCCTGCTGGATGGCCGGGCGGTTCGACCGGTCGCGAGAGGCATGGGAAAAGGCCCGGACGCTGGCCGCGGAGGCCAAATCGCCGCTGCTGGCCCAGGTCGAAAAGCGGTGCCGAATGGCGAGCCCGCCGGCAGGCGGCTGACGGAAGGAACGATGGCGAAACAACCAGCGGCAAAATCGATCTACGTGATCGCGGGCAAGGACCGCTACCTCAAGCAGGCCGCCGCCCACGACCTGCAGAACAGCCTGCTGGGCGAAGATGAGGGGATGGGGCTTTCCACCTACGACGGCAAGGCGGTGGACATCGGCACCATGCTGGACGAACTCCACACCGTGCCGTTCCTCGCGCCGCGCCGTGTGGTGATCATCGACGACGCCGACAAGCTGATCAGCGAGGAGCGGGACCTCTTTGAGAAGTACTTCGCCCAGCCGAGCCAGACCGGCGTGCTCGTGCTCATGTGCGAGACCTGGCGGAGCAACACCAAGCTGGCCAAGGCCCTGCCGAAGATCGGTCAACTGATCACCGCCGAACCGAAGAAGGGCCGCGAACTGGCCCAGTGGGTCAGCAGCGAGGCCAAGCGTCTGGGCAAGAACCTGCCCGTCAACGTCGCCCAGAGCCTGGTCGAGGTGGTCGGCTCGGACACCGGACGCATCATCAACGAGCTGGAAAAACTCTCGCTGTTCGTCGGGCAGCGGCCGACCATCACGCTCGAGGACGTCGAGCAGCTCTCCGGCCCCACCGCCGAGCAGAGCATCTTCCTGATCAACGACCTGATGGCCGAGGGCAAGGCGGAAGAGGCCCTGACCACCCTCGACCGTCTGATGCGAAACGACCGCTCAGCCGAGTACACGATGGTGGGCGCGCTGGCGTTCTCCCTTCGGCGGCTGCTCAAGGCCCGCGCATTGGCCGACGCGGGCTACTCGCTGCGGGACATCCCGCGCGAGTGTGGCATCACGTATCCCGGTCTGGCCGACCGGTTCATGGCCCAGGTCAAGCGTTTCACCGCGGCCGAACTGAAACACCTGCTCGCCGAGTTGGCCGAGGCCGACCGGGCGAGCAAAACCGGCGTCGGCGACGCGAAACTGAACTTGGAAAAGTTCATCGTATGCGCGGCAAATCCAAGATGAACAAGTCGGCGGCACGGATGGCGCCCTTGTGGCTGATCGTCGCGACGACGGTCAGCGGCTGTGACGCCGGTGCGATCTTCCACCGGACGCGGGTGCGGACGTTCAATACGCCGTCCAGCGCTCAAAGCCCCTCGCCGTCCCAGACCTCGGAGTACCAGCAGGCGGCCAGGACCGACGAACCCGCGCACTCCGCTGATCCCTCAGCCGCCGATCCGGAGCAGACCAACTCGCAGGTCTCACAGATGCTCGACCGCATGGTCCATGCCCAGCAGAAGTACCGCCAGCGGCAGAGCCCGCCCGTTCAGTCCGGCCAGGCGCCCGGCCGCGAAATCGACTCCGCCAGCATCGCCGCCAAGATCGCCGCCCGCCGGTCCTACACGGTGGAATTGTCAGCCGACGATCCGCCCGCCGACGAGCCGCTGATCCAAGAGCCGGAACCGCCGGCCCCGTCGCAGCCCCCAGCCTTCACCATCGAACCGGCCAGACCGCCCCGCCCGCTGCTGGCGGTCGACGATCCGTCAGCCAAAACCCCCACCACCAAGCCGAGCCTGTCGGAGAAACCCGGCAACGGCCACGCTTCCGCAGCGGACGGTCCCGCCATTCGAATCACCGCGGTGGCCGATCCGGCCAGGTCGCCGGGCTCAAACTCTCCCACCCGGGTCGATCCGCCGGTCGCGACGGTCAGAAGCGACGGCGTTCATCAGGCCAACCAAGCCGCCGCGGTCGACGGATCGCCAGCCGCGGGCGACGCCCAGCTTTCCGAGTTGATCCGCCGACTCGAAAAGAAGATCGACGTGCAGCCGGACGACGTGGGCACGCAATTGAAGCTCAAGCTGCTCTACGCGGTCCTGGGCCACTGGCAGCAGGCCCTCAAGGAGAATCGCAGCGGCCAGGGCGAACCGACCGCCGAAGCGCTGGCGCCTACCGTGGTCAAGCTGATCCAGATCTTTGACGACAGCGCGATCTCATCCGCCGACCAGGCCAACCAGGCCCTGACCCTTGTCGATGAACTGCGGCGGGTCCTCAAGGCCAGCGCCGACCTGAAGGTCTCGGCCCTGCAGCTCTGCTGGCAGGTCCAGAGCTTCGGCTGCTACAAGCCGATGGAGCCGGGCTACTTCCGGCCGAATAAGGACCGCGACGTGATTGTCTACCTCGAGCTCGATAACTTCACGAGCAAGTTCATCGAGGATACGAAGGTCTACCAGACCCTCCTGGCCCTGACCATCGAGCTGATCGACGCCGACGGCAAGGTGGTCCACCGCCAGCACGACGAGCGGATCGAGGACGCCGCCCAGTCCCGCCGGCGCGACTTCTACATCGCCCGGATCATCGGCCTGCCCGCTGTCCCCGCCGGCGAGTACACCCTCAAAGCCACCGTCGAGGACCTGGTCGGCAACAAGGTCTCGCAGTCCAGCCTCAAGCTCACCTACGCCGAAAAGTAGGCCGCCCGCCTACGAGCCCGACGCCGAAACCTCCCTGGCCAGCCCCTGATACCCCAGGTGCATGATCAGATGGTCGAGCAGCACCATGGCGGTGAAGTTCTCAGCCACCGGCCAGATCCGCCCGACGATCGTGGGGTCGCGCCGCGTGATCGCCGACAGCTTGGCGTCCTGGTGCGTGTACTTGTCGATCGTGTGCTGCGGCTTGGCGATGGTCGGAGTCGGTTTGACCGCCACCCGCACGATAATGTCCTGCCCGGTCGCCAGGCCCCCGGTGATGCCGCCCGCGTTGTTCGAGTCGAAGACGACCTTGCCGTTCTCGCTGTGCATCTGGTCGTTGTTCTGGTAACCGGTCATGTCCTTGACGCGGAAGCCCGCGCCGACCTCGACGCCCTTGACCGCCCCGATGCCGAGCATCCGGCCCAGTTCGCCGTCCAGCTTGGCAAACACCGGCTCGCCCAATCCTGTCGGCGCGCCGCGGACCACCACCTTGACCACGCCGCCCGACGAATCGCCGCTCGCGGTGATCCGGTTGCACGCCTCCAGCATGGCCTCCGCCGCGTCCAGATCCGGACAGTTGATCACCGAATGGACGCCGTACTTTTCCTTGATCGCGTCGGCGTCGAAGACGGGCGTGCGGCTGCGGATCGCGTCGATCTCCTTTTCCACCTCAGCCAGCACCGCCATCTTCTGCAACAGCCGCATCTCCGGCTTGATCCGCCCGCGAACGTAGATCTCCTGGTAGAACGGGTCGTGGTCGTGGCGCATCCGCTTGTACTGGTTGGTCAACTCCAGGGCCTTGACCGAGTCGATCTCCGGACACGCCACGCCGGCCGCCTCATCGATGTAGCTGAACACCTCGATGCCGCACCGCTGCAGCACCCGCTTGGCGATCGCCCCGGCCGCCACGATGGTGCAGGTGTACCGGCCGGAGAAGATCCCCGCGCCCACCGCGTCGTCCGACGGGCCGTACTTGGCGAACGTGGCGTAAGATGCATGGCCCGGACGCGGCGTGCGATTGGTGTCCTGGTACTGCTCGACGTG is from Phycisphaerae bacterium and encodes:
- a CDS encoding tetratricopeptide repeat protein, with product MTNRVILLALAASAAWAGPAAGDSHAPDGDQAFDFIITAKEVRIDLTAAGTSGANRLECYREGQEAPVFAQPLASGEPVRLAFEETGVYVLKLAGGGDQDATAYRCLVDWEPPIVELRAVDLVEGRLAIEWVAFDRHFGAQPISLYLVDDSDQRLLSRTGNGGWIRADVDPLPDGARVKVVATDLAGNATAAMSEPIVTPPRQPVATAPASQPVSQVQAEPAAKAPIEIPPDARLHHVIGSRYRASGQFRLARYHLDKAVEFCPKFVDAYVDLSAVLGLMERYNEARQACERALAIDPNHLGALEELGTLHVRQGRLVEAIDCFERLTQIDGKHVRGWLSLGDACWMAGRFDRSREAWEKARTLAAEAKSPLLAQVEKRCRMASPPAGG
- a CDS encoding chorismate synthase, with product MFGCHIGRCFQVTVSGGSYQDGLAAIIQGLPPGLRVTEQEVYGDLLLRKPGADELSSPRKEPDLPVICTGVNAADTIKGAGNRGLTNGTPLTVFIPNLDRHDIHVEQYQDTNRTPRPGHASYATFAKYGPSDDAVGAGIFSGRYTCTIVAAGAIAKRVLQRCGIEVFSYIDEAAGVACPEIDSVKALELTNQYKRMRHDHDPFYQEIYVRGRIKPEMRLLQKMAVLAEVEKEIDAIRSRTPVFDADAIKEKYGVHSVINCPDLDAAEAMLEACNRITASGDSSGGVVKVVVRGAPTGLGEPVFAKLDGELGRMLGIGAVKGVEVGAGFRVKDMTGYQNNDQMHSENGKVVFDSNNAGGITGGLATGQDIIVRVAVKPTPTIAKPQHTIDKYTHQDAKLSAITRRDPTIVGRIWPVAENFTAMVLLDHLIMHLGYQGLAREVSASGS
- the holA gene encoding DNA polymerase III subunit delta, with the protein product MAKQPAAKSIYVIAGKDRYLKQAAAHDLQNSLLGEDEGMGLSTYDGKAVDIGTMLDELHTVPFLAPRRVVIIDDADKLISEERDLFEKYFAQPSQTGVLVLMCETWRSNTKLAKALPKIGQLITAEPKKGRELAQWVSSEAKRLGKNLPVNVAQSLVEVVGSDTGRIINELEKLSLFVGQRPTITLEDVEQLSGPTAEQSIFLINDLMAEGKAEEALTTLDRLMRNDRSAEYTMVGALAFSLRRLLKARALADAGYSLRDIPRECGITYPGLADRFMAQVKRFTAAELKHLLAELAEADRASKTGVGDAKLNLEKFIVCAANPR